A segment of the Orcinus orca chromosome 4, mOrcOrc1.1, whole genome shotgun sequence genome:
AGATGGTCAAATTCCTTCCCTCACCCCACCTAGAGCTTTCAATCCTCTTCCTGCATCTTGCTACCCAAAGTTTCTGACCCCTCTCTCATACGAACACAGTAAGGGAAAAATTGGGTAAGGGAGTAGGAAAGTTCTGACTAGACCAATATCTTCACAGCGGCCCAGCTTTCTACTCTTGGCAGAGATTTCCATTCAAATCTTTCTTTTGTAGGTGCTTTTGTGGGTTCTGCAAAACGTTCCCATCACTGGGGACCGCTCACCTACTATTCTCTTGGCTTCTGTAAATCCATCTTTGTCTCAGTTGGTTGTCTCCATCTTCTTCAGTCCTGAGGTATCTGGCAGTACTTCTACTTTCTATTTAAAGCTAGTCCCTCCTCTAGGAATTCATGTCTGATATGCCCAACAGTCCCTCACAACCCAGAACCCATAGAAAGCCCATAGGAAAGTCTTTTTCCCATTGGCCCCTCCCCACCAAATTTAGGAATGCTTGTCGTCCCCAGCATCACTACCTGTCCTGGCTGCACTGTCGGAGCAGGACTGGGGCATCTATTGTTTAGATTCCCAAGTGAGAGTCAGACTTCTGTAGTGTTCAGAGGACACAAGCGCTCCCTTGGTGCTGACCACCCTATGCACTTCATTTTGAATAAATCTCAAGACATTTTTGCAAGGTGGTTATTCTCATCCTcatattacagataaggaaacagaaattatGTGAATAAATAAGCAAGGGTTCAAACTCTGGCTCCAAGATCGATTCTCTTTCCATATCATGCCATGTGAAACTTTCAAGATATCACTATGTATAAtggcattttaaatattaagaaaagcgTCATGAAATAAGAAGCGAGTTTTATCAAGCCTCACAGGaattacaaaaatgaatgaaaagtccctgctttcaatgaCACCCAGTTAAGTAGGGGATGGAACCCAAATAATAGTACAAGCAACACATGAGAATTCAGAGGACTTGTTTAAAGCTAGAGGCTGAAAATCTTTTATCAGTTGCCAGTAGACATAGTCCAGCTAAATAGAGCTGAGGGCACAGATTCATTAGAACTATGTTGACATAATAAGGGGCTTATGCATGATACTGGGCAGAATTTtgtactgatttttatttaagtGACATTTGGCTCTTAGGAGTTTCTTGTATGAAATTTGCAAAATTTGATAAGACAAATGCTTAGAATAAATTGGAAGGCTCTCCCTCAATTACTATTATGGGTATCATTACAATAACCCTTTAACCACGTCATTCCTCGCCTCCCCATGTTCTGCCTTCAAGCATCTCTCCCCTTTCTCCATTCATTTTCTCCCTACTGTAGACCCTTTGCTCACACTTAGGCAAACAAACACCCAGGCCTGAAGGATGACGTTTTCTAAtcagcttccctcccacccccactccagtcccaaagtttaaaaaattctaagtgaACCATTCATAGGGGCATGATGACCTCATAGGTAAGATTTCTTTTCTATAATCTTATGAtgatttaattataaaaatatgaagagtaaaggtcatttttttcccccacaaatattaaatttaaatgtgaaaaatcctTTGATAGGAGtacagagaaattgaggaaaagtTGAAGGAGGTTAAAGCAATTCCTATTTCAGTTATTCTCTGGACTCTCTTGCCCTGGTAGAGATGGCACAGTCACTCTGATCACTTATTACCTTTGAGTCGTAAATTACTTTAGAGACAAGGTTAGTCTCATGTTCTCTCTTGGttcaacattttgtttttatttaaaaaatacatttaaatttggCTTGATGCTTGGGTCATCTTTTGATTAATTTAACCCAATAATACTGTTAAAACTACTTTTAAATACATATACCAACAGAAATATGTTgttcttattctttatttttatataatcaaTTTAGTACAAGAATACTCTCTGAACATACAAGTAGGTTaagatttagatttttttaacttattaaaaagtaaatctaCATTCCCAGGCTCAAATATGTACAtaatattatttacttaattattaCACAACAATGAAAAGCTATATGGATTTTTGTTCATTTGGAAATAGAACATCACAAGAAGGTACTTTATTTTTACATTGCTTTTCAAGTTTTACTGTAAATGAGTGATAACTGTATAGTCACAAAGCCTTAGTCTCTTGTATCCAGAAATTTCTTTTAGATTATTTAAACCAGTTTCCAAAACTTTACTAATAAGAGAAACCAGGACTGGACAGATTAAAGAATTTAATTGACAATACAGAGTaaccttttaatatatttacctGCATGTTAGATTTGCACATTTTGTTGCATTTACAGAGTTATTAGGAAGAAAAAGTCATTAATTCTTTCTCAGGATACTCTGCCCACTGACATAACTAACTCTCCCAGTCGAACACAATGCATCAGTCAGTGCCCTGAACGAGTTAATGCTCTAGACTATCAGACAGTTATTTTAAATGAGCCATTTACACATGTGTAACACCTCacttttttaatgggaaaaaactTTTGTGTTGATTTATGCATTATAGGATGAAAGTAGGTGTCATtttatacatctatatctatgtcCATATctttatgtatatgtacatatgtgtatgtatgtatatgtgtatgtatgtatgtatgatgcAAGGCATTTCCAAGCACAAGCTTTATTAGTGTGACTaaaacatcatcatcattagTGTAATACATACCCTGCCTGTTCagcaatgaaggaaataatagcattTCGCTGTCCTCTTAATTTattcaaaacaatgaaaatagaCTTGGAAGTTTAGAATGAGAAGAAAACTTAGATTTTATCTAGATGTTACAAGCCTTTCATTTGACAGCACAatcattaaaatacaaaagaatagaATGTCAGTCTTAAAGAATTGTGGACGAAGCCAACTAAAGTTTTGGATAAGAATTCCAAGttacttaattataaaaattatgctaacacacaaaaacaagcatgaaagaaaatatttgtcacTGGACTCATTACAATGAAATTTTCATCCTGAAATTGTACAACTTTGGAAGGTATAcaatttattgggttttttttacatGCTCATTTTTCACTTGACCaaaatttacatgtttatttttcacttgaCTGAAGTCTTGTCTTTGAGTTCTTCCAAAACTTGGCTTGGTGAACAGATTCTCATCGGTGACTATACTGTAGAAGGattatagagaaaaacaaaacaaaacagtagtaTAAAACATAGTTATATTTAAATACAACACGAAATTAatgcataaaaatatttcaggattCTATATTCTATCAGAGTTGTCCTGGAATACAATTGTTAAGGAATGAAAGGAATTTCTTTTCATATTAGCTCTATTAGAGTTATgtgtaatgaaaaaaaatttcttaggaAATCTATTGTAAAAACCTTAGGTAAGGAACAAACATAATCACTCTGTTTCTAGTTTCTGCAGAGATGAGCAACTAAGAGAGAACTTGTGTAGGGGTAGAATATAGTGGGAAGGCCGTAAATGATAAGTGAGTTGAATTACAGATGTGTGTTTGAATTTAAGACAAGTAGTCTGTAATCTCttttaggaataattttttttttcttagacatAAGCAAGGGCAGGTCTGTACAGAAACTCACTGCTAGATTCCTCTCTGATTCTAGCATGTGAAAGAAGGGCTGATCTCCTGCACCAAATCTGACGTTCCAACTTTCTTGGCTGGTAGGTTGGATTTATGTTACTTCCGCAGACTGTGCGAAAGGGATGGGATGAACTTTTGCTGTTATGGAAGCAGAGCATTCTTCATAATAGAATAGTTTCCTTCTATTGGGGAATTATAGGAACTGTGCAGCTCAAAATTCTCCCATAAAAAATGGGCTGGCAGGGGTCACATGTGGCTGCCACTGTGGGCAGCTAACTCAGATTCActtattctcatttcccaccaaccATTAATCGTGTGCAAGTTCAAGAAGGTTAAAGCAATTCATGCTTTATACCCTACCATTTCTAGTTCTCATTGAGATGGTACGATCACTGTAATCTCTTATTGCCTTTGACTTGTAAGTTACTTTAGAGCAGTATTCTACAAAAATAGGgctaaaacatttttttggaaTCTTATGTGTTTCCCAAAATTTCCTGTGAGGTGTGGGGATTAGATTTTATAACCTATTTTGTTAGAGCAGACAGATAGCTAgataagagaagagaaagggaagcacAGGCCAAACGGCAGGAAACCATACAGCTTGTAAACAAGGGGGTCTTTGGGCAGACAAAAAAACCCAGGACTGACAGGAAACCACACATTTTGGGGTAACAAGTGTCCAGGAGGCAGACAAAGAAAGGTGGGAAAAGTCAGGAATCTCCAGTGTCCAAATGTAACCTTTTGCTCATTAGGCCctcattataataaaattagccttgcagATAAAATGTTGCCATCATGCACCGATGCTGTGACACTTTTGATCAAGgctaaataaggacaaaaatcTCTCCTCTCCTTGGAAGGGTGGAGCTGGGATGAAAATCAGGGAATACAACCCCAAACTTTTCCCTCCCCAGTGAATATTCTGCCTATTCATTTTTGTACCCCATATAACCGGATTGCTAAAGGAATTCAGGGCAGCTACTCACCTGAGTCTGCCCGCTCTCCCCTTGATAGCACACTATCGCTTAATAAATCCTCACTTTATTTTCTTGACCTCCGTGTCTCGtatctgaattctttctgcgatgagacaaGAACCTACTCTCCAGTAACAATTTCATTAACTTACTAAGACAcatttaataacttcatttgcATAAATATGGGGAAATGAATTGAGCCTAAAATCTGATTCATCTGACTTCCCATTGCCTTtacaaatatttgagaaatgaatGGCGAACTGAGGCATTAATCTTGCTAATGTGGAAATGCACCCAATTCCTTGACTACACCATATCCTGTCTTCTTTTATGCTTTTGCTCAAGCTCCCCTTTTGCTTAGAACTGACTTTCCCCAGAAATGTTTCTCTGTCCCCTAAGACTGCCCTCTGGTGATTTCATTTCCAGAAGCTTTTGCTACCTGCCCCGGTCTTTTTTAGATGCTAACGCCTCTGCTACCTTAAAACTTGTTCCCTACAATGACCACAGTCTGTTTCCCCAACTAGATTCTCAGCTTCTAGAGGACAGAGATTCCTATTGGTATATCTAATGCGAGTGTGGTGCCCAGCCCACAGTAAGCATGTGGTAAATACTAACAAGGATATATTAATGCACTTTGATGGATTAAATTGTCCCAAACTTTTGTGGGCTATTCCACAGAGAGGCTCAAGAttgtatgggaaaaaaaaagaaaaaaaaaagcagacaaaacACTAAACACTAAATTTGTCATCAAAATAAATCAGTAGTTAAAAGCATATAGAAATTtaggtaacaacaacaacaaaaaaaggtttTGACTGGCAAATTCTCCATTTTAAAAGCagcttcaaaacattttttttaaacaatgcagAATGTAGATAAAATACATACTTAACGCATATTTGTTCTAGCTGCAAGTCCTATAAGGAAGTAACCTTAGTAAATGAAGTGAATCTGTTACATGACTCaaaacttttgttgttttaagtatcTGCAGATTGGGTTTTATTAATCCTGTTAGCTGAGAATTACATGTAGGCCATTCAGCCTACCGAGCATGAATTTCCTAGGACTAAACAATTATGTAACGATCATCGTTAAGCTTTAAGAAGCTATAAGATAATGTGATGAGGCTAGTTCTGCATACAGGTTATGTGGTTGGGGATAGAAGTTTAAAACTCTCTATTTTTTGTGACCCCAAAGTCCTAGCAAGTCCTTTGAAGATAGGTGTTATGTATAGGGTTAAAACTGGAATCTAGAAATTTATAGCCCTTGTTAATTATGGGAAAAACTTCAATCGATTTTGTAGAAGGCAGAATCAGTTCCCTTTTGCTTGAGCATTTAAAGCcggttccagggcttccctggtggcgcagtggttgagagtctgcctgccgatgcaggggacacgggttcgtgccccggtctgggaagatcccacatgccgcggagcggctgggcccgtgagccatagccgctgagccggcgcatccggagcctgtgctccgcaacgggagaggccacaacagtgagaggcccgcctaccgcaaaaaaaaaaaaaaagcccattccACAGAGACTTGTTCTTGGTGGACATATCCCCAAATAGATGTCACTTGCATTTATGTCTGAGGCAAATTTTAATAGAACTATATACTCAATTAGTGAGATTATACAACAgactatatttaataaaattggcTGGGTATTTAAACACATAGTAGAGGCAGCAACTACTACACAGCTCTTATGAATTGCTCTCATGCTGGTATGGATGCTCCAGCATTGTtagagtttacttttttttcttttctgcaagaGAGTACTAATATCTggatgtttttaaatgtaaaaatctcACACATTTTAAGGTTGGCATGAGTGCTCTTTTTGGAAAGAGTATTGGGTGAGTCGATACTATTCTGGGTGAGCAAGGTACACCCGCTATTTTCCCCGTGTTCGTGTCCCCCTTTGCGCCTGGGAGTGGAAATGAGAACAGAGCCAAGTGACTGGCCATTTGTGCAGAAGTCATTTGGAAATGGAGCCTgcactatttataatataaaCAGGCCATAGGTACTTACTAtggccaagcactgttctaggtgctttactTGTGCtggttcatttaatcctcatgaaacTCTATGAGATGAAGGCCATCATCATGTCCATGTTAAATTATCTCCACATTCACTATCATCATCTCCACATGAATAGCTGGCTCAGCTGATAGCTATTACACAGCTGATAAGTGTTGGAGTATgtattcaaatccaggtctggcTCCAGATACGGGACTATTAAACTATACCCACTGGAGGGTCTCCTATACACAACTTTgcagtttgaaaaataagaagtaCACAAATAACTTGGTTTTTACTTTACTTAtcatatttgttttacttttttcttttttaaagatacattatGCCTAAGGGAGAATTTCATTATGCTGCAGATAAACATTcacaaaaaaaattcttacagAGGAGGCATtgataaaatagaatataaatgaaTCCTAATTGGATGTACCCTTCCTACCTCAGAAAGAAGTAAGTCATTAATTTACTTCCCTTTCAAAAACacaaaaggcaataaaaatattaGCACCAACCTGTTTCTCCTATTTTTACAGAAGTTAAAGGATCGCTTGTTCCAAGAGTTGGATTTCTCTATGAATAAAAACCAGAATAATGTTAATACCACAGTTTTATAAACTtagacacaataaagaaaaatacctcagattaaaaatatgtatgttttggctaaagtttgttttcttttgattaaacTTCACTTTGCAGAGTTCTTTTGTGGGAGAAGTCattattttgtagatatttaCAAACTTTGATTTAAACTTGTATTTCTAAATAGTATTTGTTATTTCTGTAGGTAAATTATTACCCCAAACCTTCACTCTGTCATATTTCCCTGCTGTAATGAAAAGAcgaaatggaaatttttaaaaaagagataagttCTTTTAGTCATATTAACCATGACCCAATTCTTCTATATCCATATAGAAgattttctctgaattttgtCAACTAAGTATGTCATTgactttttcagattttagatCATCAACCAAGAGAGAAGACAACTAAATTTAAGTTCGCCATCTATGCCCAAACCCAAGGAGATTACTTTTCCCCCAACATTTAAACTGCAAACGAGGGGTCATCTCCCATTCAAGTCATTACAAAATCTTTCATATCAGAGTAGATACTCTCAATTGCTTtacttttattaagaaaatattatttagagAAGATACGATGACATGGAGTCATGCTAATCAATCATACATTTGTATGATTATCAAAATCACctaataaaaatagttaaaaaagaaaagggcaaaGGAACTTTATGTAGATTTACTGTCAATCTTGTTATAGCCCTGCCATTGCAATATTGTTATCTATCTAAACAagcctttttaaaagaatatatagtgTTTATAGTATGGAGATCACAAAGAGAGGTAAAAAATAGTGTGAATAAGAACTCAATTGTACCACTCTTTTGTGACTAGGGACTTAATGATCTATGATTATAGTTCCAATTACTAGCATTATAATCACACACACCAATGTGTGTCCAAACTGTCTTATAAAGAAAGTTACAGTAAGGTTGTGTGCGTTggactctgtcatacagactcaaaattaattttaggggTGAAAAAAATCACTCATGCTGGAAGAGTCATAGGTGGAGTTTGAAAAATCTGTCTCAGGAAATACgagaatttaaaaaagcaaacgtTTTAAACATGCATAAATATatcatgttattttaaatatttttcatacacAAATTAAACTAGATACTATAATTAGAAATTTGACTATTTCATCCATATccatcaaaatatattaaatcaaGTTAGACAAAAAGTTTGGAGGATCTTTCATTGGAAGAGGGGATAGATTTATATTTGGGGTTTCTTTATAGGgcaagtgcaaaaaaaaaaaaattctgttagaGTAATGCAGTGACTTCTATGTGTCCAGTTGAAAAAGATGAGTTTTACgcagttttgtttctctttgagtTTAGTTGAACGCAGAGGACTAAACCCTCCTAGAGCTTAAAATTTACACCAGCATttacagcaaaattaaaaactgagtCCTCACCTTTATCAGCAGGCCAATAAGCTGAGCACTTATGAGGATAATTCCAATGATAACAGCCATCACAGAATAAATAATGACTGTTATTactgtgagagaaaaataaagcagcaaaTTACAAAAGTGTGAAGTAAATGACGTAGCAATTGAAAAGTAAAGCAGGTAAAATCAGGGTAATAtcactttgtcttttttatagaACGTACATTAATaaacttttatgtatattttagtttttcaaaaattaGGTTTTTCACAGTAACCACGTGGGAAACTGGGACTTTAAGTGGTAAAATcttttgtccaaggtcacacaactaacgACAGTACCAAGACCCAGGGGTTTCAACTCCAAGTCCGGTGGAGTTTATAGGACCTCAGAGGTTTAATTACGGATAAGAGCTATGTGGACCTTCTACCCAATAAGGGAGAAACCACAGACTCTTTCATAGTTTCAGTGATATGGGAGAAAATAATGTCTTGATGTATAAAAGAGTATTGGACAGATCATAGAATCAAAAATTTGGAAGAAACCTGGTATAATCACGttgtaaaaggaaaagaagtctAATGAGTTCAAGTTACACTAGGTGAGATAACTAGTTAGAAGTAGACTGGTAACTACTATCCAGCTCACCTATATTCTAAGCCTCTGTTCCCTCTACAGTATCCTTATGTGTAGTCTATAATAAAATCACTAAACATCTTTTTCAAATCTTTTACACGTTGGGAGTGAAACAGAATTTAAGCTAGAGGTACTCTCACATATTCACGGCATATTTGCAGTGCTTCCAAATGAAGTATATAGAACTGAGGGCAAGACATACAGGGAAAAGAGCCTATTTATTTGGCTAGTTTATATTTAAAAGCCTTATTACTGGTAAAAAAGTAAAAGTGGCTTTTCCTATCACTGGTATTGTCCAGCCTTCTTCTCCACTTAGCTTTAATTTATGGGatagtgactcagttatacaatCCATTTTTCTGGTGTGAGTATGGACACAGGCCAAGTGGGAAGGGAGGCCTAGAGATGCAGAGTAGTACATAAGCACATAAATGAACCAGAGCCAAAGCGACAGCAGCACCTAAGTGGGGAAGCGACAGTCCCCAGATAGAGAGGATTAGGAAGATAGCTCCAAATTGGTAGCACAGGGCCCAGAACAAATCCGGATGGAGACACGAATGGTCTGTATTTATTCTGGATTGGTGCCAATTAAGTAGATGATTTTTAAGCCCCTTGCTTTCTTTATAGTAGGAAGGGGAGAAGTTCCAGTGTTTTATAAGCTCTAGACTTTTCCCAAGTACCCATAGTTACTTAGAAAGCTAAAAAAATAtctaacttaaaagaaaaatgatgatcaAATTATGTATTCCTGTTTCCAAAATGTTTAAGGAAACTATAGATgcctattttaattttgaaaagagcATATTTTGTTTGCCTTTATAATTTTGTGTGACTAAAGTCAATAACATATactctcttgtttttaaaataaactagtggttaccagtggggagagggaaggaggacagTCAATATTGGGGTAggagagtaagaggtacaaactatcatgtataaaataagctaccaggatatactgtacagcacagggaatatagccaatattttacaataactataaatggagtatgacttttaaaaattgtgaatcactatatagtacacctgtaacatataatatcgtacagcaattatacttcaatttaaaaaacagcaaaaaaagaaagaaaataaacatagaaaataaaattgacatttctattttcataGGCATTTAAAACtagcaaaacaaaattttaaatggaatgatCATCATTCCACGTCAAATATTACCATACCTGGTTGTGAGAAATTGTGTGGATATCTTTGTCTTGCGGCTAAAAGGATAGCGtttcaaaataaagttagaaaacataaggcatgttttaaaaataccattttggAATCAGACTGTCtagtggatttctttttcttaactgtgCTTAGAGAGCTAATGTTCAGCTTTCAGCAGTGAGCTAGTAAAATGTATGAGGTAATGTCAGTCTTAACAGTAGTAATTCCAATATCTACTTTCAACTACCCAACAAGTTTTCATGAATCAGAAATTAGTAAACCATCTCATGAACTAAAGGGCAGGGTGTGAAAAAGTATTGGAAGAACCATCCGTGGACTTCCACAAGAAgcagtgcatttttaaaaaatgtaaaaacggTGATCAGAAAGGAGACGTATTGACCCATCATCCTGCATGGACATCAGTCCAACCCCAAAAGAGGCCATGTTGCTATCAATTTTCCAGATTTATGCCACAGCCACCATGAGGATCCAAACCCTTACTGTGTCTCAGCTAAGTTTTTGCCAGCAGTCCCACTGGATTCCCTTTCTGTAGAAGTTTCTAATACGGTTGCTTTAAGGCTCCGCTGGAGTTAACCTCCCCCTTATCAGTCCACagctaatatttctttttctgctgtcTCCAAATGTCATTTCATGTCAAGAAGCTGCCTTACTACTGTAGCCAcacaattttcttgaatttaaatATTATGAATAACATATCACACTATGTTGTATGACATACAAATCAAGGACTTGGTTATATTTGGTCATTCTTTAGCACTTATGCATAAAGGTTAACTGGGCTTGTCTTCTCTATCTTTGTGGCAGTTGATAGTGGTGGCTGGTGTATGAGCTCTGGAATAAAACAGATAGGGTTTCAGTCATCTGTATGCCTCTTACTCATTGTGTGGCCTTGCTAAGTTACTTagtttctctgtgcttcagtatTCTCTTGGCAAATGAAGATTATAATACCCATCTCTTTGAGTTCCTATGAGGATAAGACCAGCTAATGCATGAAAACACTTAGTACAATGCCCCACCCACCATGCCATTCTTTATTCATAGGATTCAAGGCATGTAGCACTGTGTGTGTCTGGGGTTGACCCATCAATGCTTTCTGGTTTGACACTAACGTGTTGGCTTCACACTGCAATCACTTTGAAAATTAGATTGTTTAACTGGACCCAGAAACCTAATAATTAGTTCCAAGCACTCAGCCTAAttttcctctcttgctctctgtcctTCTGAAAATCCATTGCTTCCATTTATCTCAGTGTATTTTTTCAATGATTCTATTAGCTGATGATCCGGTAGCCACGCTAAGTCTTCTTTgaggctttattttaaatccAGAGGACCCTGCCTAAACCCCACCTACAAAAGACCCTCTCCCCTTCTACTTTCAACCTGCTCTTGTAAAGTCATCTTCTTCTCCCTAGAAAAATAACCAGAGAGAGAGTGAATGCCACCTGACCGTTCTTATCTCAGCACCCAGATGGCTTATATTTTACTGGGCGCTTAtgatgtgccaggctctgagccaagcaattttacacacattttcttatttaatccttagagAACACTGTGAGATAAGTATAATGAgtcccattttaaaattaagaagacaGAGGCCCTTTGGGGAACTCAGGGTTCAACTCACTCAGGGTCAGCACCTGGGACAGGGCCAAGCCCTTCGCTGAGTCCAGCTGGGTTTAACCACaagcccccaccaccaccaccactgcacTACTGGATCCCTTTTATCCGGCCCACTATTTCATGGTCACATGCGTTGTTTATGTGTTTTGCTAgattgttttaattgttttaaccCACAGTATTTTTTCAGTGTGACAGTCCAGAAGTGAGAATTCCTCTGTGGGAGGGACTGTGTCTACTTTGCTTCCATTTCTCAGTTTTTCTCACAGTTTCCCCACAGTGGTAGGTCCCATTAAATAGAGTTGCACCATAACAATGACTCCAGAGCAACTGctttaaaatatgaacaaaccttcttccttttctgtagTAGGTACAGGCGTACTAGGAGGGGTTTTCTTTGGACCACTAGGAGTGGTTGATATTGAGCCGTCGGTGGAAAGCGAAGCTGTACAAGAGAGAAATTGAGAAAGGAATCAAGAATGAGGCGATGAGTGGACCAGAGAGCGTGTCACAAAAGACAAATTTATCCCACATCTCTCCCAATGGCAGCTCCAGAATTTGTACATCACAGGGccttacagaggaggaaagtgagccttgatttcctcaactgtaaaatgataaTACCTGCCTCAAAATGACATTGTGAGGactaagttaaatatatatatatgtgtgtgtattcacacACTCATCAGTTAGTACAGTACTTGGCATGTAATGGACATTACATTCAGCTTGGCTATTATTATTGATCTTATAAGGGGGGCGACTTGAAGCTGCATCTGCATACCATTTTACATAACTTTGTAAAACTGTCCATGTTAAAGAAAGATGGAGACTCACAGCAGTTATACAAAGACTGAAGTTCTGCCCCATGCCTCCACCTCCCCAGTACGATCCTATTTCCCcagtaaaaactaaaacaaagacACTATTAAATTTAGTTTTCTTCTAGCTTGATAGAGGATGAGTCAGTTCTAAGGTTCTCCATCCATTCTCTCTTTCAAAAGTAGAATTTCCGAGCTCTAATAGAATTGTAGGAAATGCTGGCTCTGATCTAAGATTACTGGCTAAGGATCCAGATAACCAAGTGATGTAATGAATTCTAGGTCATGGTTATTCTTTACCCCaaacatatatgcacacaaaTACAAATACAGAACATGTATTCTCATGTATCGTTTAAGATCTCATTGAATA
Coding sequences within it:
- the GYPA gene encoding glycophorin-A isoform X1, encoding MYGKMIFVLLLSGYIFTKAVATATPEIDVTTTTSASLSTDGSISTTPSGPKKTPPSTPVPTTEKEEAARQRYPHNFSQPVITVIIYSVMAVIIGIILISAQLIGLLIKRNPTLGTSDPLTSVKIGETV
- the GYPA gene encoding glycophorin-A isoform X2, which gives rise to MAQDPSVPGRPDAGMSSMIPQASLSTDGSISTTPSGPKKTPPSTPVPTTEKEEAARQRYPHNFSQPVITVIIYSVMAVIIGIILISAQLIGLLIKRNPTLGTSDPLTSVKIGETV
- the GYPA gene encoding glycophorin-A isoform X3, producing MYGKMIFVLLLSGYIFTKAVATATPEIDVTTTTSASLSTDGSISTTPSGPKKTPPSTPVPTTEKEEVITVIIYSVMAVIIGIILISAQLIGLLIKRNPTLGTSDPLTSVKIGETV